CCTAAAGCCTAAGAACTCTTCCTTAGagaattctttcttctctttcatcattttctatttcttttctcttccatGAGTTCCTATACCCCTTCTCTAGTGTAAGACTCCTTATAGCTATAAGAGGCTAAACCCTAGTTAGGGCTAGACAAGTTTAGAAAAGcaaaagatgtattgtacatttcatatttatcaatgcaaacaagtgttttctttcctattatcctttctcacttttaattttatgcatTATTTATCCTTGCATCATCTTTAGGGGTTAAGTGTTCGACAGAGGATAATCCTTAATAGAAAAACAAGGAAGGTTTTGCATATATCTATTTTAGGAATTAGACCCTCGACAGAGAGTAATTACTAATAAGATTAAAAGGAAgagtatcttaataaaatatatcattgctagacatagagtgattgcattatgcccatacatcaaagcaaacatctagaattagaacttcatgcattttatctattgactctttgcaaagacatttgggagagatagataggtaaaataggtttgtcatcgtgagacatcGGGGACAAGTATTCTAACATATGTTGGTAGGATAAATTCACAtgattgatagagaaaaatcacaaataatacatcttagacAAATAAAGCATGCTAGGTCCTAACATTCTCATCCTATTGAATTTcctattatttcttttgttttctatttattattttatactctgttcttttaaatttatcttttatacctcatcttatctttttctcttataaattgaaaattatacacCACAAGTATAAAACAAAGTCCATGTAAAAATCGATACTCGGACTTTCGAGTCTTTATTACTTAAATATTTGATACACTTGCCAACGAATTAACATATAGCTACATTTTACatatatcattatatttttttcttttatgtcttataattttttaacttcatttaaaagaaaacaattgtCTTGTCTATAGTGGGGCAATGCTATTATCCCCGTAATGCTGTGAGTGCATCTGACATTGTGTGGGCCCCATGGCAAACCAATAAATAAAGATCATTTATGTAtaactttttcaaaatataaacatattttctataaaagaaagtaaaggaataatttcattaaaaacagtAGGTCACTTTAAGTGAATAATATGATTTCAATCcaagatttatttttataataatctttGCTGAATTTTACAGTGTACTCTTTCCAATCTCTATACGGAAATTATCTGGTCATTAACTACAGCAGTACTAGAATCTTATAATTTCTTATTGATTTTTCCAGCAACTTTTGTTTTGCCAGAATTTGTTGTGAATTTTATCAGGACTTTAGTGaagatatgataatttttttggtagatTAATTAAATTCACAGAAAATAAGTTGGCATGCATGCAACAACTATTAAAGTAAGCACCAATTATTACATTAAGCAGTGAATTAAACGACCATATATACTCATTCCTCCAACGGTGTGATTGTGAACTTTACTGGAATCCTGACGCTGGGAATGCTTTCCGTAGTGATGAACTTCTTCTTATACAAGCACATAGCAAAACAGTCCGCAGAGACCCAAAAACTCATTCCTCAAAAGAGTTCTAAAAAATTCTCCGCAGGCCTTGGGTTGCAACGCGTTGCCACCACTGAAATTCTTCGATTAATTCCTCATCTCTTTCGTTCATTTAGTTCTTCGATCGGCTTGTCATGTTTCTTAAAGTAATATAAATGTGATTGCTAGGAACAAAGTTGATGCAATATGGTTGCTGTACATGACTCAAATGGTGAACCGATGTAACGCCCAGGGAGTCATATGATGTTGTCCTAAAATTGGCAACAACTTCTTAAaattggaaacaaaaaaaataaaaactggaaattagttttaatttttaaaaaatttataacttaaaactaaaaacaaccCTGAACGGGGCTATAAGTTATCCTCTAACATaaatttcattatattattgtattataaattctatCCCATAACATCACTTGCAAATAGTGGgagatttatcaaataaaattgtaaaattgaaagaatttttaataaagtatttcatcttttcataaattttgataaaaaaatgtataatataaaaaaaattacatataaaataaacaaaattaaaaagctTTATCACATAAGGTagctttaaatttcaaaaaaataaaatcaaataatgtaCTAGAATTCAACGGACGCACATGGATGTTTAGGGCGAAAGCAAAGGATATATCGTTGTCCTCATAGATCGAAGATTCTATAAATAAGAACAAGCACTCGGCATTTGGCAATAATAACAAAAACCCGAGAGTAGAGTGCTCCAATAATACCGTGGAAGGAGCTCAAGCTTCGTTCTTGTTGATtaccttgtttttctttttggtgttATATTGGCTTGCAacgtatttttattaaaagccaaaaaccaCCATCACTTACAAACTACCACCGGGACCAAAGAAGCTACCTCTCATAGGTAACTTGCATCAACTAGCAATAGCTGGTTCACTTCCATATCTTGCTCTTCGAGACCTTGCCCTTAAATATGGACCTCTCATGCATCTCCAACTTGGTGAAATTTCAATCCTGGTTGTATCCTCCCCCAACATGGCCAAGGAGATAATGAAAACCCATGATCTTGCTTTCGTGCAGAGGCCACAATTTCTTCCCGCTCAAATTTTGACCTATGGGCAAAATGATATTGTTTTTGCTCTATATGGCGATTACTGGAGACAAATGAAGAAAATGTGTCTCAGAGCTTCTAAGTGCCAAGAGAGTTCAGTCTTTCTCTCATATCAGAGAAGACGAGACAGATGCAACAGCAGGTTGACAAGATCGCATATAACATTCTCCAAGAGCATCAAGAAAAGCGCGATAGGGCACTACAAGAAAGTAGGGTTGACCTAGAGGAAGAAGACCTTGTTGATGTTCTTTTGAGAATCCAACAAAGTGACACTATCAAGATCAAAATTACTACCACAAACATCAACGCTGTTACATTGGTAAGCATATATACGCCGCAAAACATGTTCTAgcaaatgatttttctttaactaGAGTGCTCTCCCCTTCTCGCACGTTACAAAATTATGGAGAAAACTGTTTGCATGACATTTTTTAGCACGTTTTTAGGCATACTAAACTTTACCAAGAAGTTACATACATCAAATAGGATAACCATTGATAAagtcaagtttttaaaaaatgcatgcTGAGACGCAAACTTTGAAGTAAGGTTACGCAAATAACCATCTCAagcaattttatttctttgctAACTCAAtattaaatctttttatttacCATTAAAtctatttgaaaattattttactagGTCGTATTTACCGCTGGAATGGATACTTCAGCAACAACACTTGAATGGGCTATGGCAGAAATAATGAGAAACCCAATAGTGAGGAAGAAAGCACAGACCGAAGTAAGACAAGCATTGGGGGAATTGAAAATAATCCATGAAACAGATGTAGAGGAACTTACATACTTAAAGTTGGTGATCAAAGAAACATTAGGGTTACGCACTCCTTCTCTTTTATTGCTTCCTAGAGAATGCTCTGAGCGAACCATCATTGATGGGTATGAAATACCTATCAAGACTAAAGTCATGGTAAACGTGTGGGCAATTGCAAGAGATCCCCAATATTGGACTGATGCTGAGAGATTTGTCCTAGAAAGGTTTGATGATAGCTTTATCGATTTCAAAGGAAATAACTTTGAGTATCTTTCTTTTGAAGCAAGAAGGAGAATGTGTCCAGACATGACATTTGGATTAGTCAACATTATGCTTCCACTCTATCACTTCAACTGGGAACTTCCAAATGAGTTGAAACCCGAGGATATGGATATGTCTGAAAACTTTGGACTGACAATTTATATTGGAAGGAAAAGCCAGCTGTGTTTGATGATGTGTCAAGCACGTTCTTttatcagaaaattatttccttGGTGCCATGAATTTCAGTCCTAAATTTGAATAAgccattttcttattttattcctTTGAGTTTTTGACCTTGCAATAAATCGATTTAACGAATAAGTGATAAGCTTGGGTGCTATCATGTTTGCTGAATATACCCAATTAATTGTATTCCATATATATTGAACGTACCAGAGCTTCGAATTTTAGAGAATGTAATGATAAAAGATTAAGGTGCACTGTATGGTTCATTCAATTGGCAGCGTGGTGTGCAGGAGGAGAATTTCTATCTGGGAATTCAAGCGCACAAAGTGATAGCAGAACACCCTGCACTGATTTGGGAAATTCAAGTGTAATGTGATGGCAAGTGAGGTGTTTAATGAATCACTAAATCCTAATCATTTACTTTAATCCAAAGGTTGAAATTAGACTCTCActctcacatatatatatatatatatatttgtagtgTTTTAAAAGCTAGGTTATCTAACTAACCATCCAAgctttatttttgtaataatttttgctGAGTCCCTGATGTGCTAAAGTAATATTGTAATGCATGtctatacaaatatttttatattaacaaaaaggagaggaaattttcaaaatttttactgaatctAACACACTActttaagttaaatatttatttttcattccacTCAACCTGACTCTAATTGATTGTCATAATTTTACCGATAAGTGACATCCACGTACAgtatgtaaattaattataaaaatctaattttttactttcttacTATCCATCATccaaacaattttttcttttttattgctcttctactttttttttcttcatccaaATATCGTCTAAAAAAACTGAGGATATGGCTATCGTCGTTACTCCAGTTTGAATTATCCTGTAATTGACAAGAAAAGGATATGATCCACCTTTGTATTATGCCAATTTTCTTAATGACGAAACTTCAGATTTAAAGTGCTTAAAAATTAAGgctaatgataaaattaaggcCAACACAtcactttaaatattatatgaaaGTTTATGTACCAggaaagaacaagaaatttaagtCCTAATCAGTAATACATTTATGACTTCACAACTAtggaaacaaataataattagaGAAAATAAACTATACAGGCTGCAACCAAGCCAATGCCCTGAAAGCTACAATCGAGATCATTTGGCCATCTTGGCTCTCACAAGAATGATCAAacaatccaaaaagaaagaagcaaatGAAATACGTGACTCAGAAAACTTTCATTGAAGAAAGCCGCTATCATTGGAAAGTAGTAACACGCTAAAAGACTGATGCTTGGTGCCACCACGTCAAACTCTTCAACCCTAAGAAAGTCACCTTGAATGCAAAAAAATGAGATTCTAAACTATCTAGTTTCACCAGTAAAAATTATCACAATTCTCTCCGGTTGTGAATAGGGAGATCAGTAGCCCCCACCCATTGGAGGCATACCAAAAGGAGGCATTGGTGGCATCCCCATTCCGCCCATGGGTGGTGGTGGGGAAGGGGCATAACCTCCCCCCATTCCTTGCATAGGAGGTGCTGGCAAAGCAAGCGGTAGCAACTGGGCATACATATTCTGTAGATCATTGGAAAcattgttaatttaataatcAAACAAGAATATAACTGAATGGTAAATGGAAGGTTTGACAAAGGGTACCTGCTGAGCAAGTACTTCCTTCTCCTCCTTTTCCTTAGCTTTCTCCTCATTTTGTGCTTCAATTTTGTCCTTGATAAGCTCATCTATCTTGCCTGTATACTCTCGAATAaacttcaaacaaaaataaatttcaaaatgtttagcaaaaaaagaatatatttcatCTGTTGATAAATATAACCACAAACAAATCCATACCTGCAAGAGATATGGAAAAGCAAAATCAATCATATTGTTCATCCAAGCTAGCTCAAGAGCAACATCTGGCCGTATAATATCATAACAGACAAAGAGGCATGATGCAAAACACTCTTTCTTTCCCTGCAAATCAATATAATCCCTTTGttaattaagagagaaaaactGGTGCGGGAGGTGAGGAAAGAAAGCAGCAAAATCATTTCTAAGTGAAGCAGGGTCAAAGTGCACTATGCCAAAAGGGTCTAACCTAGTTAGTATCTAATTTACGAATACCAGAGTTTGAGATCTTAAGGAAAAGGACAAGAAAATAAACACCTGCTCAATAAAGTAGACAAGCAAATCTTCCGAGAGTTCACGGTCACCAGATTGAGAGCATGTTTCCATACAGTCCTTGTAAAGATTGTCTTTCTTTGACAAAGCAATGGATTGCTTCCATCTTCCTGCTTTCTTGTAAATGTAGGCAGCAACACGCCTCATCTCAAGAAGTTCATGCTTCTCAATCTGCTCATGTGTATTGTTGAAGCCAatcaataataattcaaatattttaaatttcccATAACATTCTGATCTCGATTTTTGCTAATTGTCAAAATAAGACAAAAGATAAGTAAGATTCACCTTCTGTGCAAGACCTATCTGATCGAAGTTATCATGCAGATCTATTGATTCACGGAGTCTGTCATAGTCTTCTTCCTCAGCATAAATTTCATTCAAAGCCTCATTGACAGCAGACACATTGTTGCTTTGAACTGCAACCATGTACGGCTTAACTAATCTGAGGTGGCCAGCCTGAATAAAAAATCcaagcaacaaacaatattATTACTGAATAGCATTTAAAGCCAGCAAGTTATCTCACCAAATAAGATTGAAACCGTAGGCATTTGACAATAGGGTATGAAAATTGCAGACCTTCTGCATAATATCTACTACACGAGTATGGTCCACACGAAGAGCAATCACATTTAacatatcatttattatatctGGATGTTCTTTCAAGTAGAAGTGAACAGCCTTATAGTACAGCTCCACACTTGCAACTTTAACTATCACATCTTTGAATTGCATGTGGTCCCATGCTTCTGGAGAGTGATTCATTATGGTGGTTGCAGCATTATCGAACTCATCATATTGGATGTATAGGTAAGTAAGCTCTTTCCAATGCTGCTGTTCATCACATGCTCGAATAAGCTTTGGAATGTTAAGCCGAGTTGAGAATAACTTAATGTGTTCCATTAGCTTCTCAGGACGATATCTCGCATACAGAACTCCCAACTCAGTAAAGATACCCATATGTGCACGCTCCAATCCTAACCCACTCTCCATTAGAGATATGAGttcattgaagcatcctctgtTTTGATAATACTCGCTAACCTCCTCCAAATCATCCACCTTCAATATATAACAGATAGTTGGTATTCAGACAACGCCAAAAGGTTAGATAAAGCAATCAAAAGTTTTTCTGTCACTTGTTTTAGTATTTTGCTACTAGCTACATCCTTTAACTTGTATTTAAAGGATTTCCAACATGGGAGGACTTGTGTAGTAATTTTTGGAGTGAGGAGGGGGGCAATCATTCCTTGCATGTACAAATTCCAcatgttaaaatataaagtagaaAATGGTATCACCTGAATGATGACATTGAGACCACAAATCTGAGCTAAGCGGAATTCCTCAGCATCAACACAGGCGAAACAAACTTCCTTCCATGTTTTTGAACTGTTTGCTTTCCTGGCAGCATCAACAGCACCTTGGAACTGTTTAAGCTTCACCAATGTGACTGCCAACTTAGCCCAGTTAGAAATAAAAGCAAATATAATTTTGGCAGCCTCATACAAAGCCTCATCATACAAGCGGTCGCCAACATTTGGTAAATTGGCAACATTTGGCATCAGTATAAATTCTTCAATTTCTCCAAGGCATTCAATCTTAGCATAAGCATAGATGAGCTCACTGTCCACCTTGGGCTCTTTGGTATTCTGCCTAACCATGAGAAGATACTTTACCAGGTCATGGTATACATCTGCATCTTCAGCAGCCTTTATAACCTCTAAGAAATGAGTTGAATCATCTGCACGAATGAATGACTCAATTCCATCACTCACTAAGCCTTCCCTAAGTTGTGCTTTAGCCACCTGGCTCCAAACAGCATCTTCTTCAACCCGGAAAGCAAACTCCACAGCGCGATCAATAGTCTGAAGGTTATCCAGTAGGACATTAACAGCCTGaacattcaaattaaatttcttgaaaatagaaaatgccTCTTCATATAGTTGTGCTTCCACAGCCACCTCCCCTACTGCAGGCCCATCAAAGTTGTCCAACCTATTTATGTAATCCATAACTCTAGAAGGATCTGCCTTGATTGCAGTAAGGATCAGCAAATTTTGAAGATTGAAGTTTCCACTAAAAGCAGAATTTTGTAGCACAATCTTTTCAAGAAGCTCAATCAACTCATGAGGAAGATCAGCAGTCATAAAAGCTTTCACTGCAGCTGAAACTTGATCAGGACTCTTGCTTTCAGGCAAAGCAGTAGACACCACTTGATCAATCAACTGTCGCCTAAACTCATTCTCAGGATTAAGAACTTTCTCCCAGAGGTCAGAGTCCATCCTTTGCACAACATATCTGACACAAAGATTAGAAAACAACATGAGTGTCTCAGAATAGCACtatgaaaatatgaaatacaATGACAACTTCCTGATGAAGCTCACAGTACACACCTTGCTTGGAGTTTGAACAAGGAGTTTTTATTAGTAACATTAACAAGCTCATCATCACATTGCCCTCTTCGGTAAGCAACAACAGCAAGGGTTGGATCCCGCTTTTCACAATATTTACCGACAACACGAGAATCATAGTATGGATTGGTTGTGAGAAAATGCTCAGGATTGTTGTTGCTGTCAATAATGATTTTACCCAGGGCATTATGTACATGTACATCCTGGCTTCCTTCACTTACAAGATGCTCCAAGAATTGAGTAAGCAATCGGAGACGATTCCTATGCATAAAAAAAGAACATGAGAAATGAACATAGCAACGATACTGGAGATGCAAAATAGAGAGAAAACTAGCACACCTCTTTTCACATTCTTCAACTAAAGGCTCAACTGGCAGGAGAGAGCGAACTGAAAGTATAAGACCTTTGATAAAATCTTCAGGGCATTCATCATCTAACAACTGTCCTACAACTAGAGGAGCATTTCCAGGATTGACCTAAAAGCAAGAAGTTCAAAGTTTAGGTCAGAATTAAAAAACTTTTCAAGAATGATTTAAAGCACACCTACATGCTACAAGGAtcacaaaaatcaaatacaaaCCCTGAAAACAAATTTACCTTTTGAACATAACCTTCAATATAGCGAAGCATGTTGCTAGTATAAAGATAATGGGTGAGATCCGGAACAAAGCCAAAACGATCACACACATTAATCAATGGACGTGCATCCGGAAGCTTAGCCTCCATAAGAAAATTCTTTGTCTTCTCCGCATCATAAAAGTTTGATTCTCTAGTTACACGCTCTACCTCCTTAATTTGTCCAGTTTTAGCAGCGGCCTCAATGTACTTGAAGTGAATATCAGGATCCTCACTTTACAAgacagaacaaaaaaaattacaataattgaaaaaaaaaagtcaagcaGACCAACTAGTGAACTGAGGTCATGTTCACTCTCCAATAAGAAAGAAATACCTGGAGCTCAAGTATGCACCCAAGAAAAAGTATAGTCCTTCATAggatttgaattgctcaaagaGTTTAATGCATGCATCAACACCCAACTGCTCAGAATATTCCTTAGCAGTCTGCAAACCATGTACTAGTAAGATTTTCTTATAGATGAATTGcggaattcaaaaaataaaatagaacatGACTCTTATGGCAAAATTATCCAGAAACAGTACCTGCACAATTATTTGAAGATTGCCCCTAAGATTGACAAGTAAAAGATCTTTCATACACTCGAGTGCCCATTCTCGAGAAAGGGTTCCAAAGAACTCAACTAAAGCCTGAAATACATCATAATCATATAGTAagaatataaaacaaatttacgATAGATTGTGTCATTTGAGTAGTTGGAATCAAAACCTGTGGCTCAATGGCATGTGTATTCACAATGACACGTTTGATGTCAGGCAACTCAGTATAATGCTGCACAATACACAGACAAGGTTCAAGAAATATTCTAAAAAGAGAACATTATACAGTCATCAGAACTTAAGAAGCAAAGAACCTGAAGAGCCCGTATGAACAGGCCCGCCTTTTCACATAGTTGTCCAATACGTGGGCAATCATAATGACTGAACATGCCATTGGCCAATATAGCATCAGCAACATTTGGAAAGGTCACAAGATTAATTTCCAGAACCTAAAAACAAAACATGgaaattgtaattataaaaaaaaaatctaaatatatCACTATCTGGTTCAGGGACAGAGATAATGGcacagaaaataaaagaaccTTTGTTTGAAGATATCCATGTTCAGGAAGATTTGGCTTCAGCACATCCAACAAAAAGGCTGTTGCCTCACGGATCAAATTCCTCTGAAAAGtaacataagaaatatatagaCAAGAGTTCCAGTTcacaaataaccaaaaaaagtgTAAGCAagatagttataaaaaattccTTATCAAAAGAAGTTTTAAGAAAGAAAGGTTTGtattcttataattattatttttcgtttaaaattttaaaaaattattacttttcattttaaatattcaaaaaggTACAGAAGGAATGCAGtgggataaaaggaaaacaaaattgtacAAGATACTGTCTTTTCAAAATTACaactgaataataaattataagagaaCAATGAACCAAATATCATGAAGATACTAAAGGGTAAACTGCGAATAAACCTGAAGAAAGAGATCAGTTATTGTGTTGTAGTCAATGGGGCATCCTCCTTccatttgagccatcatcagaGCAAAATTTACAGCTCCCTGCAATAAAGAAAGTTTTGAAATATACTTACTATAcataaactaaaagaaaaaatcaactTGGATGCTACAAAACTTAAACAAACCAGATTTCAGAGATAAgcaatatataaatattcttaaaatgaAAGTGGCATAAGCATGAGGAAACCATTTCCAATTGGAACCATTTAACTGCCATTCATGAGGCGATGCTATTTTAATCAAGCTATGGTATGCTCAGACTTCAGAACAAAAATAAGTGCATCATAAAGGTGAAGCAACTCAGAGATAAAGCGTAATTGAATCATTCAAACATTTGTTCAGAAAAAACCTTCTCACCTGGGGGTCTGTTCGTAAAATTGTTTGGAGAAGGAACATATAATCAGGTGTGTATCCAACCTTCatcaaaggaaaagaaaagaatatatcAGAAagatagtattaaaaaaaactaatttaaaaacatttaatcacaacaccaatatttttatgattctactaaactagaaaaaaaatacctgCTTAGAATATATCAGGATCTTATCAAATTCCCTCCTCTCCGCAAAAGCTGCAACAACTTTTGGTGTGGCTCTagctttaatataaattttcaatGCAAGGTCATTATCCACTGTCTGCATTATATGCAAGCCTCGTAAAAATTAGGAAAATAAAGGATAGAAGTGTGAAACACAAATCAGGGAACAGAGAATGAGTTCCTTTAAAAGGAATTGACAGTTTGGATTTTCCTTCCCCAAAGGCCCAAACtgtcaataaaataaaactaataaataagtcCATATGGAAAAgtgaaaacaatttaaatttctgtCCGGACCTTCACAAGGTCACCAAGC
The nucleotide sequence above comes from Glycine soja cultivar W05 chromosome 11, ASM419377v2, whole genome shotgun sequence. Encoded proteins:
- the LOC114376802 gene encoding clathrin heavy chain 1-like isoform X2 encodes the protein MLPHLPHLGLLAMIRIQLLFVLHQKASMLDRLRQRCMSSNLVPSQVQAWLDHPLAASWHIPIHIGKPSFSKKQADLFFPPDFADDFPVSMQISNKYGLIYVITKLGLLFVYDLETATAVYRNRISPDPVFLTTEASSDGGFYAINRRGQVLLATVNEATIVPFVSGQLNNLELAVSLAKRGNLPGAEELVVKRFQELFAQTKYKEAAELAAQSPQGVLRTPDTVAKFQSVPVQAGQTPPLLQYFGTLLTMGKLNAFESLELSRLVVNQNKKNLLENWLAEDKLECSEELGDLVKTVDNDLALKIYIKARATPKVVAAFAERREFDKILIYSKQVGYTPDYMFLLQTILRTDPQGAVNFALMMAQMEGGCPIDYNTITDLFLQRNLIREATAFLLDVLKPNLPEHGYLQTKVLEINLVTFPNVADAILANGMFSHYDCPRIGQLCEKAGLFIRALQHYTELPDIKRVIVNTHAIEPQALVEFFGTLSREWALECMKDLLLVNLRGNLQIIVQTAKEYSEQLGVDACIKLFEQFKSYEGLYFFLGAYLSSSEDPDIHFKYIEAAAKTGQIKEVERVTRESNFYDAEKTKNFLMEAKLPDARPLINVCDRFGFVPDLTHYLYTSNMLRYIEGYVQKVNPGNAPLVVGQLLDDECPEDFIKGLILSVRSLLPVEPLVEECEKRNRLRLLTQFLEHLVSEGSQDVHVHNALGKIIIDSNNNPEHFLTTNPYYDSRVVGKYCEKRDPTLAVVAYRRGQCDDELVNVTNKNSLFKLQARYVVQRMDSDLWEKVLNPENEFRRQLIDQVVSTALPESKSPDQVSAAVKAFMTADLPHELIELLEKIVLQNSAFSGNFNLQNLLILTAIKADPSRVMDYINRLDNFDGPAVGEVAVEAQLYEEAFSIFKKFNLNVQAVNVLLDNLQTIDRAVEFAFRVEEDAVWSQVAKAQLREGLVSDGIESFIRADDSTHFLEVIKAAEDADVYHDLVKYLLMVRQNTKEPKVDSELIYAYAKIECLGEIEEFILMPNVANLPNVGDRLYDEALYEAAKIIFAFISNWAKLAVTLVKLKQFQGAVDAARKANSSKTWKEVCFACVDAEEFRLAQICGLNVIIQVDDLEEVSEYYQNRGCFNELISLMESGLGLERAHMGIFTELGVLYARYRPEKLMEHIKLFSTRLNIPKLIRACDEQQHWKELTYLYIQYDEFDNAATTIMNHSPEAWDHMQFKDVIVKVASVELYYKAVHFYLKEHPDIINDMLNVIALRVDHTRVVDIMQKAGHLRLVKPYMVAVQSNNVSAVNEALNEIYAEEEDYDRLRESIDLHDNFDQIGLAQKIEKHELLEMRRVAAYIYKKAGRWKQSIALSKKDNLYKDCMETCSQSGDRELSEDLLVYFIEQGKKECFASCLFVCYDIIRPDVALELAWMNNMIDFAFPYLLQFIREYTGKIDELIKDKIEAQNEEKAKEKEEKEVLAQQNMYAQLLPLALPAPPMQGMGGGYAPSPPPPMGGMGMPPMPPFGMPPMGGGY
- the LOC114376802 gene encoding clathrin heavy chain 1-like isoform X1, whose amino-acid sequence is MAANAPIAMRETLTLASVGINPQFITFTHVTMESDKYICVRETAPQNSVVMIDMTMPMQPLRRPITADSALMNPNTRILALKAQVPGSTQDHLQVFNIESKAKMKSYQMSQQVVFWKWITPKTLGIVTQSSVYHWSIEGDGEPVKVFDRTANLANNQIINYRCDPTEKWLVLIGIAPGSSERPQLVKGNMQLFSVDQQRSQALEAHAASFATFRVAGNDKDSTLICFASKSINAGQVTSKMHVIELGAQPGKPSFSKKQADLFFPPDFADDFPVSMQISNKYGLIYVITKLGLLFVYDLETATAVYRNRISPDPVFLTTEASSDGGFYAINRRGQVLLATVNEATIVPFVSGQLNNLELAVSLAKRGNLPGAEELVVKRFQELFAQTKYKEAAELAAQSPQGVLRTPDTVAKFQSVPVQAGQTPPLLQYFGTLLTMGKLNAFESLELSRLVVNQNKKNLLENWLAEDKLECSEELGDLVKTVDNDLALKIYIKARATPKVVAAFAERREFDKILIYSKQVGYTPDYMFLLQTILRTDPQGAVNFALMMAQMEGGCPIDYNTITDLFLQRNLIREATAFLLDVLKPNLPEHGYLQTKVLEINLVTFPNVADAILANGMFSHYDCPRIGQLCEKAGLFIRALQHYTELPDIKRVIVNTHAIEPQALVEFFGTLSREWALECMKDLLLVNLRGNLQIIVQTAKEYSEQLGVDACIKLFEQFKSYEGLYFFLGAYLSSSEDPDIHFKYIEAAAKTGQIKEVERVTRESNFYDAEKTKNFLMEAKLPDARPLINVCDRFGFVPDLTHYLYTSNMLRYIEGYVQKVNPGNAPLVVGQLLDDECPEDFIKGLILSVRSLLPVEPLVEECEKRNRLRLLTQFLEHLVSEGSQDVHVHNALGKIIIDSNNNPEHFLTTNPYYDSRVVGKYCEKRDPTLAVVAYRRGQCDDELVNVTNKNSLFKLQARYVVQRMDSDLWEKVLNPENEFRRQLIDQVVSTALPESKSPDQVSAAVKAFMTADLPHELIELLEKIVLQNSAFSGNFNLQNLLILTAIKADPSRVMDYINRLDNFDGPAVGEVAVEAQLYEEAFSIFKKFNLNVQAVNVLLDNLQTIDRAVEFAFRVEEDAVWSQVAKAQLREGLVSDGIESFIRADDSTHFLEVIKAAEDADVYHDLVKYLLMVRQNTKEPKVDSELIYAYAKIECLGEIEEFILMPNVANLPNVGDRLYDEALYEAAKIIFAFISNWAKLAVTLVKLKQFQGAVDAARKANSSKTWKEVCFACVDAEEFRLAQICGLNVIIQVDDLEEVSEYYQNRGCFNELISLMESGLGLERAHMGIFTELGVLYARYRPEKLMEHIKLFSTRLNIPKLIRACDEQQHWKELTYLYIQYDEFDNAATTIMNHSPEAWDHMQFKDVIVKVASVELYYKAVHFYLKEHPDIINDMLNVIALRVDHTRVVDIMQKAGHLRLVKPYMVAVQSNNVSAVNEALNEIYAEEEDYDRLRESIDLHDNFDQIGLAQKIEKHELLEMRRVAAYIYKKAGRWKQSIALSKKDNLYKDCMETCSQSGDRELSEDLLVYFIEQGKKECFASCLFVCYDIIRPDVALELAWMNNMIDFAFPYLLQFIREYTGKIDELIKDKIEAQNEEKAKEKEEKEVLAQQNMYAQLLPLALPAPPMQGMGGGYAPSPPPPMGGMGMPPMPPFGMPPMGGGY